One segment of Leptodactylus fuscus isolate aLepFus1 chromosome 7, aLepFus1.hap2, whole genome shotgun sequence DNA contains the following:
- the THAP11 gene encoding THAP domain-containing protein 11: protein MPGFTCCVPGCYSNSHRDKGLHFYTFPKDPELRHLWLKNVSRAGVTGCFNTFQPTNGHRVCSLHFHGGRKSYSIKVPTIFPLRGVNERKTRRGNAGDRSKKRHHQPSYATGSTTVLVTALPGQEQEVLELTAGGAEMMLLGATHGMGADMSSVEASAAAIGRSLGAASGEAITSETNPVNLTVKLDSAGGSSHFSPTSSHQQLQVVVVGEDTYPIPEYYPSPHFSDHSYSMSSGTTTEELLRKLNEQRDIIALMEVKMKEMKSSIRHLRLTEVKLREEIRQKDKVLSMNTAKKKMEGNS from the coding sequence ATGCCAGGCTTCACCTGCTGCGTCCCGGGATGCTACAGCAATTCTCATCGGGACAAAGGGCTGCACTTCTACACATTCCCCAAAGATCCTGAGCTGAGACACTTGTGGCTGAAGAACGTGTCGCGGGCTGGAGTCACCGGCTGCTTCAATACTTTCCAGCCCACCAACGGGCACCGAGTGTGTAGCCTTCACTTCCACGGGGGGCGCAAGTCTTACAGCATCAAGGTGCCCACCATATTTCCCCTCAGGGGGGTAAACGAGAGAAAAACCCGCAGGGGCAATGCTGGGGACAGGTCCAAAAAGAGGCATCACCAGCCCAGCTACGCGACTGGCTCCACCACTGTGCTGGTAACGGCGCTGCCAGGGCAGGAGCAGGAGGTGCTGGAGCTGACAGCAGGAGGGGCAGAGATGATGCTGCTTGGTGCCACACATGGCATGGGGGCAGACATGAGCAGTGTGGAGGCTTCTGCTGCAGCCATAGGCAGGAGCTTGGGGGCAGCCTCAGGAGAAGCCATCACTTCAGAGACAAACCCCGTGAACCTGACCGTGAAGCTGGACTCAGCAGGAGGGAGCAGTCACTTCTCTCCTACCTCTTCTCACCAGCAGCTCCAAGTGGTTGTAGTAGGAGAAGACACCTATCCCATCCCTGAGTACTACCCATCCCCTCACTTCTCTGACCACTCCTATTCCATGTCTTCAGGAACCACCACAGAAGAACTGCTGAGGAAGCTCAATGAGCAGAGGGATATTATAGCTCTAATGGAGGTGAAAATGAAGGAGATGAAGTCCAGCATTAGACACTTAAGACTCACAGAGGTTAAACTGAGAGAGGAGATCCGTCAGAAAGATAAAGTCTTGTCTATGAACACTGCCAAGAAAAAAATGGAAGGCAACTCCTAA